The Legionella lansingensis DNA window AACCTTAAAGCCCCTTGATAGTCAGTCCAACGAGACTGGGATTTTTCTGCTTCCCCTAAACGGAGTAACCATGTATTAAAACGAAGACCAGGTGTGCCTGTATAGAGCTCGGCGAACTTCTTAGGTTCAATTTTTAACTCGTCTAGCGCATGTTCAATCGCAAGTTGGTTTTCTTTAAGCTTCTCTAGTTCTGCCATTATATACCCCTATGATCAAAATGAGGACAATCTTAGCAGAGACATATTGTAAATTCTAGAAAGGTGCGTTCGAGAAGGCTTATTCGCCTGGGAGACTAACCTCTAATTAACCTTAAGTTCACCTTGACTTTAAGTGCCGACGTACCGCGGCTTGTCCGCGGTATTCATTTGGTAGAAGTGAAGTAATGAACTTCGAACTTATAGATACCGCGGACAAGCCGCGGTACGTCGAGCTTTCAGGGAGTCAAAAAACTTAAGGCTAATTGAAAGAGTCCACCTCGATGGAGATCGTAGAGAACATAACAACGTAAAAAAGACTATTTTGTTTACTTCTCAAATGAGTATAATGACTTTTTTTTACCTACCAGAGCTAGAGGAGAAGACAATGCGCGCATCGCAATGGTTTTTGCCCACTCTTAAAGAAACGCCTAATGATGCGGAGATTGTTTCACATCAGCTTATGCTAAGAGCAGGACTTATCCGCAAACTTGGCTCCGGGCTTTACACCTGGCTTCCTTTAGGTCTTAAAGTATTGCGCAAGGTGGAGCAGATTGTTCGTGAGGAGATGAACCGTGCTAATGCGATGGAAGTTCTCATGCCTGCCATACAGCCAGCAGAGTTATGGCAAGAAACCGGGCGCTGGGAGACCTTTGGTGGGCAATTATTAACGATGAAAGATAGTAATGGGCGAGATTATTGTTTTGGCCCCACCCATGAAGAGGTGATTACCGATTTAATACGTAACGAATTGCAATCTTATAAAGAACTACCCGCTAATTTTTACCAAATACAGACAAAATTTCGCGATGAAATCAGACCACGATTTGGCGTAATGCGTGCTCGTGAATTCATCATGAAAGATGCCTATTCTTTTCATTTAAGCCAAGAATCGCTGCAAGAAACCTACAATATAATGTATGAGACGTATTGCAGAATCTTTGACCGTCTAGGACTACGCTATCGTGCAGTTGAGGCAGATACAGGGGCTATTGGGGGCTCCGCTTCGCATGAATTCCAAGTATTGGCTGATTCAGGTGAAGATTTGATTTTCTATAGCGATAGTAGCGATTATGCTGCCAATATTGAACAGGCGACTTGCTTACTCCCCGCAAAAGCTACTCAGCCACCAACAGAAAACATGAAGACGGTTAATACACCTGGCAAAAAAACAATCGCCGAAGTTGCGGACTTCTTAAAGGTCAACCCCAAAGACACAGTGAAAACGTTGATCGTAGAAGGAAGCCAGCATCCTTTAGTCGCACTGGTACTGCGCGGTGATGATGAATTAAATGAGGTCAAAGCTGCCAAACATCCTTTAGTGAAATCGCCTTTGCGTTTAGCTGATGATGAAACGATTGCCAAGTCATTGAAAACCACCGTCGGTTTTGTCGGTCCTGTTCATCTTGGTATTCCAGTCATCGCTGATCACTTTGCCCTGGCTATGCCCTCCTTTATTTGCGGTGCCAATCAACCCGATACCCATTACCTTCATACTGCCTGGGGTCGCGATGCACATTATGAAGATGCTTATGATTTACGCAATGTCAAAGAAGGGGATACAAGTCCCGATAGTAAGGGCAAACTACACTCTTGTCGCGGCATTGAAGTGGGTCATATCTTCCAACTCGGGGATAAATATGCCGAGGTGATGAAGGCGGCGGTGATTAATGAACAGGGTCATTTGCAAACCATGATCATGGGTTGTTATGGTTTAGGTATCACTCGTGTTGTCGCCGCAGCCATTGAGCAGCACCATGATGCCAATGGGATTATTTGGCCACAAACGATATCCCCCTTTCAAATCGTCATTATCCCTATCAATGGTCATCGCTCCATTATCGTTAAAGAAGCCGCTGAATCGCTTTATCAACAACTAAGCGAACAAGGGTTTGATGTGCTCCTCGATGATCGAAACGAGCGTCCTGGTGTTTTATTTGCCGATAGCGACTTGATTGGTATTCCTCATCGTTTAGTGGTGAGTGAACGGCACTTGAAAGAGAATGTTGTCGAGTATAAAGCGCGGGATAGGGAGGAAATTCATCTTGTTTCTTTGTTAGGTCTCGAGAAGTTTGTTAGAGGGCTATTTAAGTAGCCCGTATTAGCGCAGCGTAATACGGGATCACATATAAAATATCATGTTATTCATGGTGCAAACGCAATCCAATCTTGTTCTAACCAAAATACCCATTTAAACTATTTTCTGGTTTAAATTTTTAAGTTTTTGGATAGGTTCCCGCCTTCACGAGAATGACTCCAACTATATGACAAGAAAAAGAAGAAGAATATGATTAGAAAATTGATTTTCATGGGCATGATCATTTGTTCATGCCTGGCTCAGGGAAAAAACGCTTCACTCTATCAAGTGGATCTCATTGTTTTCACTCATCAAAATGCCTCTTCTATCGCGGATGATTTAAAAGAGGTACCCCAAAACACATTACATGGGATTCATTTAAAAACTGAAGGAAAGGGGACAGCAACACCCTATAGACTCCTCCCATCATCAGCCTCTAAATTAAAGCAAGAATACTGGGCTTTAAATCGTAAACCACAATACCATGTGCTCTTACATTACAGTTGGTTACAACCCTTTAATAACCAACAAACGGTGATCTTGCCCAAGCTGAGCCGAGATGGTTGGCAAGTTGAAGGGACAATCCGTGTGCGTCGATCAAATTATTATTTATTAGATACTCATTTATTGTTCTCCACCGTTTACGGTCAGGGTTCTTTTGTATTTGCACAAAAACAACGATTAAAAGGCGGCGATACATATTATCTTGATCACCCACAGGCAGGGATACTCATTAAAGTTCATCAAGTGGGTTAGAGAGCTAATAAGCATTCAGACATTCCCTCTCCCGCGACAGAAAATGTAAATAAATTAATATTTTTCGCGCGAGAGCTAAGTATTTAGGGTGTGTTGACAATTTATCCCCGCCTACGTGCCGCGGCTTGTCCGCGTCATCCAGGGATCTTGTGAATACCGCGGACAAGCCGCGGTAAGTAAGGTTTTCGAGAAATTGAATAAATGAATTGTCAACAGTCCCTAATCAATGGACTAGATCAATGAATTAAGTTCGTTTTTAATATGACCATCTCCTGGATGCCGCGAACAAGTCGTGGCACGTAGGCGGAGGATGAATTGTCAACACGCCCTACTCGTCTAGCGAGAACTCTTCTAATTACCCATGAGTTCCAATAACCCTCTGGATCGTCGTTCTGATGATATCACCTATCGCTTGTAAGCAAGCCAATTTCGCTGAGCCTGGCCGACTATAAAGAGCGATCGTACGAAAAGGGGCAGGTTTGGCGAAAGGAATAACTTGTAAACCTTGTTGGTTATCATAAATCGATAAAGCAGGTAGAAGTGTTACACCTAATCCAGCTTGCACCATAAACCGCAACGTCTCAAGACTGGTTGCGGAGAAATTGGCTTGCATTTCTGCTTTGGCTAATTGACATACAGCCATCGCTTGCTCGCGCAGACAATGCCCCTCTTCTAAAAGCATTACTTGCTCATTCGCTAAGTCATTTACCTCCATTGCAGCTTTTTTGCGGTTTGGGGTTTTAGCAGAAACAAAATAAAACGGCTCCTCAAAAAGAATGCGTTGGGAAAACTCCGCCTCCACAGGAGTAGCCATGATCGCTGCATCCAATTGCCCTCCAGCCAATTTCTCAATTAAGCGATGTGTCTTGTCCTCTATTAACCAAATATTGAGCTTTGGAAAAGCAGCTTGAATCGCCGGCATGACATGAGGCAGCAAGTAGGGAGCAAGTGTAGGGATTACGCCTAAGTGCAGTTCACCTGCATAAGGATCCGCTGATTGCCGAGCCAATTCCTTCATTTCAGCAACATTCGTCAATACTTGCTGCGCACGACCAAGCAATGCTCTACCCGCCTCAGTCAACATCACCTGTTTGTTATTACGTTCAAAAAGGACAATCCCCAACTCCTCTTCTAATTTTTTTATCTGCATACTTAATGTGGGTTGACTTACATGACAACGCTTGGCAGCCTCACCGAAATGCATAACATCGGCAAGCACAACAAAATAATGCAAATCGCGTAAATTCATTTTCCTTCACCTGATTAAAAATGTCTGGCAGATATACCCAATCGCATGGAAGTTGTGTATAGTCACCCATTTTTTATGTAAGCAACAAAACGTTTTAATGAGCTTTGTAAGTATTCCTATTACAGCCAGAACCAGGGTTTATGGTATTTGGCTCATTGGTGTCTCTTTTGTATTGTTCCAATTTTTTTTGCAATTGTCATCCGGCGTCATTATTGGTGCCATCATGCAAGAAGAACAACTTTCTGCCTTGCAAGCCGGGATTTTGGGCAGTGCCTTTTACTATATTTACACGAGCATGCAAATTCCGGTTGGCATATTATTCGATCGCAGAAACACCCGCCTACTCTTGGCTGCTAATGCCCTTCTATGCAGCATTGGCTGCTTTTTTTTCGCACATAGTCATCACTTGTTTTTATTGATTATAGGACGCATGTTAATCGGTGCAGGCTCAGCTTTTGCCTTTATTGGCTTATCTCACCTGCTCAGACAACATTTCCCTTTAAAGCAATTTGCATTCATTATTGGCTTATCAGAAACGTTAGGCTTTCTTGCGACGATGTTTGGCATGATCGGCATGGGAGCGTTCATCGCCCAATGGGGTTGGAGAAGTATCATCAATAGTGCTGGCATTGTTGGTCTTTGTATAGCTTTCCTCAGTTGGCAATACATTCCAGGTACTACGCGAGAAATAACAGGCTTGAAATATACTCAACAATTAACACAGATTTTTAAAAACAGCAGCGCATGGGTTAATGGTCTATTTGTCGGTTTAAGCTTTACTGTCATCACTGTTTTTGGTGCCATGTGGGCGGTCCCATTTATTCAAATCAAACTTTCCTGCAGCCTGAAACTTGCAAGCACAGTAGACTCTATGATTTTTCTTGGCGCCGCCATAAGTTGCCCTCTTTTTGGCTACTTGGCAAGCTTATTCTCTTATCGATTCTTAATGATCGTTTCCTGCTTTTCTACCGCAGGTTTAATTTTAGTGATTCTTTATTTGCCCTTTAACAACATTTTTATGTTGGCTTTCTTCATGTTTTTAATAGGGGTATGTTGCGGGGCCTATATGCTCGCCTATTCTATAGCTAATGAACTAGCTCCCATTGACTCCCTATCAACGTGCACTGGTTTTACCAATACCCTGGCCATGCTTACAGCACCTATCCTACAACCTTTGTTAGGGCTTTTACTTGATAAATTGCAGGAAATGGCACCAGAATCGACCCTGTTTGCTTATCAGATTGCGCTTTCAATAGTTCCTTTGAGCCTCATCATAGCCGCTAGTTTGGTCGTTTTATTACCTCTGAAGAGGTAACTTTAGCTGATGTGTTCAGGTTTAGGTTCAGGAAGTTGTCCTATTTCATCCTTGTTGATGGCACAAAATCCTGGCCATAAATCATCGGTAACTCCTGCGATTAAGTGATGTTTCTCACCTTCTTTAGCTAAAGCATCTTGTAAAAGCAAGTTAATTTTAGGTGAATTAATATGAATGCTCCATAGCCCATCCTTACCTTCTTTGATGCTAACGAACTGAGACATAGACCCAGGCTTTCCTTGTGGATCACGCCATCCTGCAATAGCTCCTCGCAAGGCATCTGCTTCTTGAAGATTTACAGCATAAAAACCGCTGCCATCATTAAATTGACATAAAATGCCTGTAAAAGGATGTAACGATTCCTGGGGTTTACTTAACCAGATTTGCCTAAACCAGGCTTTTTGGCCAGTAACAAATTCCTCAGTACCATCTGCCCCATGTTGGACATGACCGTTTAGACGACCCGTTTGATTGACTAATAGCTCCATACCCGAACGAAGATCTTGAACAGCAGGCCTATGTTCAACTTGTGTTAACATATCTGCTTTGAAATTAAAGCCCTTTTTGTCTTTCGTTTTGACTCCGAAGATCCAGCTATTATTGATTGGATTAAATTTTAAAAAGGTATGGCCAACACGCCAATTGCTAATCTCAGGTTGCGCAATCGTGGCAGAGCTTTCTTCAAATACCAAAGCAGCTTTGGTTTGTCCATCAATCAGTGCAGCTACCGCACTAAATTGCGTGCCTTTCCGATGCATTTGGAAGTAATAATTATAACGCTCACCACTTTCATTTATCACCGTTCCAGAGAATACCCAATCTCCTTGTATAGCACTTAAAGAAAGAATTTTATTCTCCGGTGCAACATCTTGAGGTTCTGTCGTATTGGCTGCAGCGGAATAACTTCCTGTCGATAATGCAACGCATAGAAACCACGTCTGGAATCGTACTTTCATGTCAAATTGTAGCCTTGTAAGTGTTTATGGGACCATAATGCCTGCCAAAATGAGTCGCTTAATTTTGCCTCTATTGGTAAAAAATACCAGGAATCCGCAGCAAAGGAGCGGCACTTAACGGCGTCTTTTTCAGTCATCACTACTGTTTTTTCCTTGAATTGTAGTTCATTTAATTGAAAATGGTGATGATCTGGAAAAGGATATTTTTTAAAGGATATTCCTAGATTATGCAAGCTTGTAAAAAAACGCTGTGGGTTTCCAATCCCTGCAACGGCCGCCACAGGAAATGTGATCGTTTCGGCACTTATTTCTTGTCCAGTGAGTATGTTTATCAGGTTGCCCGGGACAAACTGCATGGGATAGGCTTTTGGCCATTCACCCCCATTTACCACAATGAAATCCACTTGTCGTAATCGTCGCGGTCCTTCGCGTAACGGTCCTGCCGGCAAACATAATCCATTACCTAACTTGCGCACCCCATCAATGACAGCAATTTCAATCGAGCGCCCCATCGCGTAGTGTTGCAAACCATCATCGCTAATAATAACTTGACACTGATATTTGCTAAGCAAGAAGTGCACGGCGTCTACTCTCTTTGGGGCAATCACCACTGGACAACCTGTTTTTCTGGCAATAAGCAAGGGTTCATCCCCTACCATTCGTGCTTCATCCGTCACGGTAATTTCATGTGGGAAGTTTCTTATGCTCGCTCCATAGCCACGACTCACAATACCAACCCGTAATCCTTTGGCTTGTATTTGTTTCGCTAGTGCAATTACCAGCGGTGTTTTACCCACTCCACCCACAGTCAAATTGCCAATAACAATGACAGGCACTGGGAATTGCTGTTGCGAAAAACGCAACAAATAACTGCGACGAATCCAGCTTAGGCAGCTATAAATGAGTGCTAAAGGCCATAAAAACCAACACAAGGGATGGTTGCCATACCATAATTTATTAAGATTCATCGTCATGAAGCGATCATTTCTTCTTCAGATTCCACGGTCAATTTTTGTGTCCCATACAGCTGAGCATAATATCCATCTAAAGCTAACAATTCTTGGTGGGTGCCTTGTTCAACGACTCGTCCCCGCTTCATTACCACAATCTTATCCGCTTGTTTAATTGTTGATAATCGATGTGCAATGACAAGGGTTGTTCGATTTTGCATGACCTGTTCTAAGGCAGCTTGAATATACCTCTCTGATTCACTATCCAGAGCTGAGGTTGCTTCATCCAGAATTAAGATTGGTGCATCTTTTAAAATAGCCCTAGCAATAGCCAAACGTTGGCGTTGACCTCCAGATAACAATACCCCATTCTCACCAATTTTGGTGTCATAACCTTCAGGCAATTGACAAATAAATTCATCAGCAAAGGCCAGTTTTGCTGCCTGAATGATTTGCGTGCGAGTAGCATTAAAAGAACCGTAGGCGATATTGTTTGCCAAACTATCATTAAATAAGGTCACATGTTGACTGACAAGAGCAATTTGCGCTCGTAAACTGCTCAAGGAGATGTTGGCAATCGGTTCACCATCCAGGCGTATACAACCCTGATTCAGTTCATAAAAGCGTGGTAAGAGGCTCGCAATAGTCGTTTTCCCACTACCCGAATGGCCTACTAAGGCAACCGTTTCGCCGGCTGCCACCTTAAAACAGATATCATGCAAAACTCTCTGCCCTTCACGGTAAGCATAACTGACATGATCAAATTCAATATCACCTCTTGCTCTTTGTTTAAGTAACTTTCCTTCATCTTTTTCGCTTGGCTTGTCTAATAAGGCAAAGACACTCTCAGCACCTGCCAATCCTTTTTGGATCGTCGCATTTAACGTTGTTAGGGTTTTCATCGGTTTAATTAACTGCAACATGGCAGCAATAATGGCCAAAAATGAACCCGCTGTAATTGGAATAATTGTTGCTAACTGGATAGCAGCCAGCATAATTACCGTGATTCCCACAGCAATAACAAATTGGACTCCCGAGACATTAATCGCCTTGCTAGTAGCAACTTTCATGTCGTTTCTGCGTGAACTTTCCGTGGCCTTATTGAATTTTTTGATTTCATACTGTGCACCACCGAAAATTCTCACGACCTGATAACCATCAATTGCTTCCCCAGCGATCTCAGTGACTTCCCCCATTGTTTTTTGTACTTTATGGCTAATCCGTCGTATACGTTTGTTGGTATAGTTAACAATAAGGCCAACAAATGGGATAGTTACTAAAAACATCAGTGACAGTTGCCAATTAATAATTATCATCACGATCAATAGGCCAATAACTAGACAGGTGTTTTGCACAAAATCAGTCAAGGCATCGGCACTAACCTGAGCGACTTGCTCAACGTCATAAAGAATTTTCGATAATAACTGCCCTGAGGTTGCCTCATCATAATAATCAGCAGGGAGTCTGATAATGTGAGCAAAAACGCGTTGGCGCAGCACTTTTACTACCGATCTGGCAACCCAAGTCATGCAATAACTTCCCGCGGAACTGACAAGCCCACGAATAGTAACACCCAAAAGCACAATGAAAGGGATTTGTTTAACGAAGGCCATATCAATATCAATAAAGCTCTTATCAAGAAAAGGGCGCATCATGTACGTGAAGCCCGCATCAATGGCGGAAGATAATGCGTTGGCGAATATGCCCAGTAACAAAATAGGCCAGAAGGGTTTGACATAAGCAAGCAAGCGTCGATAAAGAGGACCTGTTTTGTTATAGGGCTTGTTTTTCATGCATCTGCTACGGTTGGGCCATTACGGAAGGGCAAATTGTACTCCTAAACAAGAGGTACGCCAATAGAGATGATTTGAGCAAAAGTAAACGATAGAGGGATTTAAAAAATCCCAATAAAAATCTTCCTCCGTTCGGGCTGAGGAGGTGTTTACGCCGTCTCGAAGCTCTCTGGTCAGTGACAAAGGCTTCGAGACAGCGCTAAAGTGCTTCCTCAGCCTGAACGGTATAATTACTTAACTTGACACTGAGTATGAATCACCCTGCAACTAAAGCCGGAATTAAGGCTGGTCCTTTATAGATCAAACCCGTATAAACTTGCAATAAGGACGCACCCGCGTATAGTTTTTCTTGTGCAGCTTTAGGACTATCAATCCCCCCCACACCTATAAGCGTTACATCATTCCCAACAATTTCCTTTAAAATTCGCAGACATTGGGTAGAGCGTTCAAAAAGAGGCTGGCCGCTTAACCCCCCCTGCTCTTTAGCCTGTGGGAGATGATTCACCCCCTCACGAGAGCAGGTTGTATTTGTGGCAATGATTCCAGAAACACCCATCTGAAGAACAACATCAGCGATTTCTTTAAGTGTTTCATCGGGTTCATCCGGTGATAATTTAACAACCAAAGGAACAAAACGTTGGTGAGTATCGGCTAAGCGTTGCTGTTCTTCACAGAGCTTACCTAACAAGTCACGAAAGAATTTATCCTGCTGCAAGAGGCGTAAATCAGGTGTGTTTGGAGATGAAATGTTAATGGTTACATAGGAAGCATATTCATACACTTTACGCAGACAATAAAGATAATCATCAGCAGCACAGGTGATCGCTGTTTCTTTGTTTTTACCGATATTAATTCCTAATATGCCTTTATACTTTGCTTTTCTGACATTAGCGACCAAGGCGTCGACACCAAGGTTATTAAACCCCATACGATTAATGAGGGCAGTGGCTTGCGCTAAACGAAAAAGCCTGGGTTTAGGGTTGCCAAGCTGGGGGCGAGGTGTCACGGTTCCAACCTCAATAAATGAAAAACCTAACTTATTTAGGGCATCAAGATGTTCACCATTTTTATCTAGACCAGCTGCTAAACCAATGGGATGCTCAAACTCAAGCCCCATAACCGATAGTGGCTTTCTTGGAGGTTGTTTGAAACAAAACTTAGGTAACCAATGTAAAGCGGCTAACGTCAATCCGTGAGCTTTTTCAGCATCCATCCTAAAAAGGAAGGGACGAAAAAGTGAGTACATCTTAAACTCCAGAATAATACTCGATCTTCAAATTTTTAATTTGACTAATCAAAAAACCGAATTACCGTGGCTTGACCACGGTAATTCGACATTCTGAAAAGTCACGCAATAAAAACTTGAAGATTGAATAATAACTATTTTCAGAAAATCGCATAATAACTCAAGTTCCAATTGAAGTAATCACCCTCTTCGTGCCCTAGTCATTCTTATCATTCTGCGTTAAAGTAAATTTTTAATCTATTAAGACTCACCAAGGGATCGGTTCATGCAAAGTATCCTCAGGATAAGCATGTATTTGTTATTTTGTTTTTTAATATCCTGCCGGATTTCTTTACCACCTCAGCAGCAGCTTAAAAACTTGCAAGCGCTCCCAAATATAGACCGCTCGGTGAGCGCCAAGCAAAAAACACAAACATTTACTTCTGGGGATTGGCCCAATAAATATTGGTGGCTTGCCTATGGTTCACCCGAACTTAATGATTTAATCAAACAAGCCCTTGCTTGCAATCCGACCATTCAAGAGTTTAAAAGCCGTGTCATGGCTGCCAAGCAAGAAGCAATAGTCACTCGATCGCAACTTTTTCCTTTGGTTTTTTTTGATTACAAGGAAATTAGACAGTACCTAAGTAAGAATGGCTTGTTACGAGCTCTAAATCCTAAGTTGCCCTTACGTACTGATCTGATAGATCTCTCCCTGTCTTTTCAGTATGATTTTGATTTTTGGGGGAAGAATCGTAATCTGTTCTATGCCGCAATTGGCGAAGCAAAAGCACAACAAGCTGAAGCTGCTGAGGTACAACTGCTTACTACGACCGCCATCGCACAAGCTTATTTTGCATATAAAGTAAACTTGATTAGAAAACAATTTTTCCAACAGTTGGTTGTTGTCCGTCAAAACAAGGCATCCTTACAGAATTTACTTGTTCGCAAAGGTCTGTCAGATGAGTTGTTATCTTATACTGCTGCTGAAAATGTTCTGGAGGCGCAAAAGTTACTTGCCAATATTGACGAAGAACTCGCGGTTGATAAACATTTGGTTAATATTTTAGCGGGACGTAATCCAGAAATCCCTCTATCCACGAGTAAAAAACTCCCCGGTTTGCCAAAAAAACTAACTATCCCCAAAACAATATCTCTCGACCTTATCGCACGACGGCCTGATCTCATGGCACAAATCTGGCGAGCAAAAGCTTTGGCTTATGAGACAGGCGCTGCCATGGCCGACTATTATCCAGACGTGAATATTGTCGGCTTGGTTGGCCTTGAAAGCACAAAATGGGAAAAGCTCTTCCGCTCGTCAAGTTTCACTGCAGCCCTAAAACCAGCCATTCATCTGCCTATTTTTACAGCAGGTGCCATCAGAGCCAATATTAGAGCGACAAAAGCCGAATTTGATGCAGCCATTTTTGCGTACAATAATTTGCTATTACAGAGCACTCAGGAGGTGCTCGATCTCTTGGCTTTTGCGCAATCGGTTTATCAACAGAAACGTGAACAACTAAACATTTTAAAGTATGCTACAGAACGTTACGGTTTAGTCCGCCTTCGCGAAAAAGAAGGTTTAGCGAGTGGCTTTGACGTGTATGATCAACAAGAAGACTTGATTCAAAAAAAACTGGCGAATCTTACGCTTCTTTATAATCAGTACCTGGCCTCTATAAAATTAACAAAAGCTTTGGGAGGTGGCTATTGTCAGACCGAGGTACCATTGGTGAAACGAACATGACAGAAAGAAGAAGCATTTATTATATTGTTCTTGCTCTCGTGCTTTTGACTTTTCTGATATTTCTATATTGGTTATTTATTTGGCGATTTCGGGAATACACCAATGATGCTTATGTTCAAGGCAATCAGGTATTCATTACAGCTTTGCGCAATGGCTTTGTTACTGGCATTTATACCGATGATAGTTTTCTTGTCAAAAAAGGACAGCTTCTTATAACCCTTGATGAAACAGATTCTTTGGTTGCTCTTGAAAAATCGAAAACAAAGCTGGCCACAGCAGTGCGCGAAGTTTGTCAAGCCTTTCATGATGTGTTTCGCCTGGCAGCAGAGATTGAAGTTAGAAGAGCTGAGTATTTAAAAGCCAAACAAAATTTCCAACATCGCGCTGGGGTCATAAAGGCAAGAGGTGTTTCTCTGGAAGACTATCAAAATGCAGCCGATGATTTAAAAGCAAGTGCAGCAGCATTAAGAAGTACAAAAGATAGTTATCAGAAAACGTTGGCTTTTGTTCAAGGAAGCTCAATCTTTGACCATCCCGTGGTGCAAAAAGCAGCACAAAGGGTTCGAGATGCATGGGTACAATTGTATCGCTGCAAGATTTATGCACCTGTAGAGGGCCTTGTTGCCCAAAGAACAATTCAGGTAGGTATGACAGTGACACCAACTCAACCATTGATGGCCGTTATTCCTCTCGATCAAATGTGGATCAATGCTAATTTTAAAGAAACACAACTAAAGCATATGCGCATCGGCCAACCGGCTCGAATAACCTCTGATCTTTACGGTCGTGGTGTGGTTTTCCATGGAAAGATTGTTGGTTTGCCTGGAGGTGCGGGCAATGCTTTTTCTTTATTGCCTCCTGAGAATTTATCAGGCAATTGGATTAAGATTGTCCAGCGTTTGCCTGTACGTGTGGCCTTGGATGCTGATGAGTTGAGAAAATTTCCTCTTCGCATCGGTTTGTCTATGGAAGTAACTGCCAATCTTACTGATCAACAAGGGCCCCGCATCCCACTAACCAACGATGGCCCATCATACACCACAGAGATTTTCCAAAAAGAAGAGCTTGGCGACAAGGAACTTATCAACACCATTATTCTTGCTAATCTCGATCCCACTCTGGAAAGATACGCACATCAGCCTTTGGGCCAAGAAATAGCGGCTAAGGAATTGGGACTTCAATGAGCTTATACATTCTTATTTTGTCTCTTGCGGCGGTGATATTTAACCTGACCTTACCTATCATGGCAGGCATTTATATTGTGAGTGATTTGGGAGGTAGCACCTTCCTAAGTGTTTATGGAGTGAGCTTTTTTTGTATCGGCAATGCCTTAAGTGTTCCTCTTGGTAAACCGGAAGCCACACCTCTAAATCCTGTACAACTTTATTTATTATGTTTGGCTTTCATGACACTTTTCTCCTGGCAGTGTGCTGTTGCACCGAATTATTTTTATTTTATTTTATTTCGCTTTTTAGAGGGTTTTGCGTCGGGACCACTCTATTTACTCATTACCCAGAGTTTAATTCCCCACATTTGCTCTGCCGAAAAACAAGAAAAATTACTGCCCTTTATATTTATTTTATTTTCATTTATCCCCGTGCTTGGTGCAAGTTGGGGCGGATGGATTGCTTATGATGGCAATTGGCGTACTCTCTTTTTTAGTAATATCCCTCTCTGCCTTTTCTTAATTATTTATA harbors:
- the msbA gene encoding lipid A export permease/ATP-binding protein MsbA, producing MKNKPYNKTGPLYRRLLAYVKPFWPILLLGIFANALSSAIDAGFTYMMRPFLDKSFIDIDMAFVKQIPFIVLLGVTIRGLVSSAGSYCMTWVARSVVKVLRQRVFAHIIRLPADYYDEATSGQLLSKILYDVEQVAQVSADALTDFVQNTCLVIGLLIVMIIINWQLSLMFLVTIPFVGLIVNYTNKRIRRISHKVQKTMGEVTEIAGEAIDGYQVVRIFGGAQYEIKKFNKATESSRRNDMKVATSKAINVSGVQFVIAVGITVIMLAAIQLATIIPITAGSFLAIIAAMLQLIKPMKTLTTLNATIQKGLAGAESVFALLDKPSEKDEGKLLKQRARGDIEFDHVSYAYREGQRVLHDICFKVAAGETVALVGHSGSGKTTIASLLPRFYELNQGCIRLDGEPIANISLSSLRAQIALVSQHVTLFNDSLANNIAYGSFNATRTQIIQAAKLAFADEFICQLPEGYDTKIGENGVLLSGGQRQRLAIARAILKDAPILILDEATSALDSESERYIQAALEQVMQNRTTLVIAHRLSTIKQADKIVVMKRGRVVEQGTHQELLALDGYYAQLYGTQKLTVESEEEMIAS
- a CDS encoding quinone-dependent dihydroorotate dehydrogenase: MYSLFRPFLFRMDAEKAHGLTLAALHWLPKFCFKQPPRKPLSVMGLEFEHPIGLAAGLDKNGEHLDALNKLGFSFIEVGTVTPRPQLGNPKPRLFRLAQATALINRMGFNNLGVDALVANVRKAKYKGILGINIGKNKETAITCAADDYLYCLRKVYEYASYVTINISSPNTPDLRLLQQDKFFRDLLGKLCEEQQRLADTHQRFVPLVVKLSPDEPDETLKEIADVVLQMGVSGIIATNTTCSREGVNHLPQAKEQGGLSGQPLFERSTQCLRILKEIVGNDVTLIGVGGIDSPKAAQEKLYAGASLLQVYTGLIYKGPALIPALVAG
- a CDS encoding efflux transporter outer membrane subunit, which produces MQSILRISMYLLFCFLISCRISLPPQQQLKNLQALPNIDRSVSAKQKTQTFTSGDWPNKYWWLAYGSPELNDLIKQALACNPTIQEFKSRVMAAKQEAIVTRSQLFPLVFFDYKEIRQYLSKNGLLRALNPKLPLRTDLIDLSLSFQYDFDFWGKNRNLFYAAIGEAKAQQAEAAEVQLLTTTAIAQAYFAYKVNLIRKQFFQQLVVVRQNKASLQNLLVRKGLSDELLSYTAAENVLEAQKLLANIDEELAVDKHLVNILAGRNPEIPLSTSKKLPGLPKKLTIPKTISLDLIARRPDLMAQIWRAKALAYETGAAMADYYPDVNIVGLVGLESTKWEKLFRSSSFTAALKPAIHLPIFTAGAIRANIRATKAEFDAAIFAYNNLLLQSTQEVLDLLAFAQSVYQQKREQLNILKYATERYGLVRLREKEGLASGFDVYDQQEDLIQKKLANLTLLYNQYLASIKLTKALGGGYCQTEVPLVKRT
- a CDS encoding HlyD family secretion protein, with protein sequence MTERRSIYYIVLALVLLTFLIFLYWLFIWRFREYTNDAYVQGNQVFITALRNGFVTGIYTDDSFLVKKGQLLITLDETDSLVALEKSKTKLATAVREVCQAFHDVFRLAAEIEVRRAEYLKAKQNFQHRAGVIKARGVSLEDYQNAADDLKASAAALRSTKDSYQKTLAFVQGSSIFDHPVVQKAAQRVRDAWVQLYRCKIYAPVEGLVAQRTIQVGMTVTPTQPLMAVIPLDQMWINANFKETQLKHMRIGQPARITSDLYGRGVVFHGKIVGLPGGAGNAFSLLPPENLSGNWIKIVQRLPVRVALDADELRKFPLRIGLSMEVTANLTDQQGPRIPLTNDGPSYTTEIFQKEELGDKELINTIILANLDPTLERYAHQPLGQEIAAKELGLQ